In Streptomyces sp. NBC_00569, a single genomic region encodes these proteins:
- a CDS encoding InlB B-repeat-containing protein — protein MGVRRLAAVAVAALTMLAGAAVPVQAAAAPCPLPGGFEIDGDLQAGTCTPSGDDWTTPGLNVESTTDGGSYQTVSKDDSVPAAWASSGSTPDKSLFTGAYAASRVIDGHYYVDVAWEREATSGTQNYAIEINNAPANAPDGTPQPNRSTGGGVFYLSSQGSAPPVFDSACSFTSQSNYGTTCTSSPSSFTGAINTASVTDVFCGQALPAGSFFEVALDVTALTGIVPSCPGPSAASVYLRAITGSGHNGNLKGYLQPITIQPNTTCVSPPMTTTATPGGSTNTPDTIQHDDATVGTEDAPGAGTAKFYLCPPPVVTANGGDCSADGTLISTTTLDANGQASSATVGGEGGAAGTSCWRAEFTPSANDHHYLPATHTNATTECFTIAPPAHTLTVTKTGSGTGTVTSTPAGITCGATCSHAFTDETAVTLAATPDSGSNFAGWSGACSGTGTCTCTVTMDADKIVTAAFNAGPPPVGPPDTTIRNALVIKRAHLAVFTFTGSRGVVPLRFLCRLDKAPFTACRSPKLYTHLTTGSHTFQVEAIDSRGQADPIPATQNFSI, from the coding sequence ATGGGTGTACGACGGCTTGCTGCGGTCGCAGTGGCGGCGCTGACGATGTTGGCCGGAGCGGCTGTGCCGGTCCAGGCGGCAGCGGCGCCGTGCCCGCTGCCGGGCGGCTTCGAGATCGACGGCGACCTGCAGGCCGGTACCTGCACACCCTCGGGCGACGACTGGACCACGCCAGGACTGAACGTGGAAAGCACCACGGACGGCGGCTCGTACCAGACAGTGAGCAAGGACGACAGCGTCCCGGCGGCCTGGGCGTCCAGTGGGTCCACCCCCGACAAGAGCCTCTTCACCGGGGCGTACGCCGCCTCCCGGGTGATCGATGGGCACTATTACGTCGACGTGGCCTGGGAGCGTGAGGCGACATCCGGCACCCAGAACTACGCAATCGAGATCAACAACGCGCCCGCCAACGCCCCGGACGGCACGCCACAGCCGAACCGTTCCACCGGTGGCGGGGTGTTCTACCTTTCCTCGCAGGGCTCCGCACCTCCCGTCTTCGACTCGGCGTGCTCGTTCACCTCGCAGAGCAACTACGGGACGACCTGCACGAGCTCGCCCTCCAGCTTCACCGGGGCGATCAACACTGCCAGCGTCACCGACGTCTTCTGTGGTCAGGCACTTCCCGCAGGGTCCTTCTTCGAGGTGGCGCTGGACGTCACCGCACTGACCGGCATCGTGCCGAGCTGCCCCGGCCCGTCCGCGGCCAGCGTGTATCTGCGGGCGATCACGGGATCGGGCCACAACGGCAACCTGAAGGGCTACTTGCAGCCGATCACGATCCAGCCGAACACGACCTGCGTCAGTCCGCCGATGACCACGACCGCCACGCCGGGCGGCTCGACCAACACGCCGGACACCATCCAGCACGACGACGCCACGGTCGGCACCGAGGACGCGCCGGGCGCCGGCACGGCGAAGTTCTACCTCTGCCCGCCCCCCGTCGTGACCGCCAACGGCGGCGACTGCTCCGCAGACGGAACGCTCATCTCCACGACCACGCTAGACGCCAACGGCCAAGCTTCATCGGCGACGGTCGGCGGCGAAGGCGGCGCGGCCGGCACCTCTTGCTGGCGCGCCGAGTTCACCCCGAGCGCCAACGACCACCACTACCTGCCGGCCACGCACACCAACGCGACCACCGAGTGCTTCACGATCGCCCCACCTGCCCACACCCTCACCGTGACGAAGACCGGCAGCGGCACCGGAACGGTGACCAGCACCCCGGCCGGCATCACCTGCGGCGCCACGTGCAGCCACGCGTTCACCGACGAAACCGCCGTGACCCTCGCTGCCACGCCCGACAGCGGTTCGAACTTCGCCGGCTGGTCCGGCGCCTGCTCCGGAACCGGCACCTGCACCTGCACGGTGACCATGGATGCCGACAAGATCGTGACGGCGGCCTTCAACGCCGGTCCGCCGCCCGTCGGCCCGCCCGACACCACCATCCGGAACGCTCTGGTCATCAAGAGGGCCCACCTGGCCGTCTTCACGTTCACCGGCTCCCGCGGCGTCGTCCCACTCAGATTCTTGTGCCGGCTCGACAAGGCACCCTTCACGGCATGCCGCTCACCCAAGCTCTACACGCACCTGACGACAGGCAGCCATACCTTCCAGGTCGAGGCAATCGACTCGCGAGGACAGGCCGATCCAATTCCGGCCACGCAGAACTTCAGCATCTGA
- a CDS encoding IS5 family transposase (programmed frameshift), with amino-acid sequence MGQGTWSWIVPDGLWEIAKPLIPPSRVRPQGGGTQDTPDETLFAAIIYVLVSGCAWRALPPCFGISKSTAHRRFLIWSRAGVWGRLHEEILHRLDDAGLLDLSRAVLDSAHVRAKKGGELTGPSPVDRGKPGSKMHVLSDANGLPLLVGLSAANTHDSLALRPMIMGHQTRHDPHRGRYFKPQRLHADKAYDVPHLRKWLWGKHIGVRIARKGIESSERLGRRRWVIERTMSWLSGYRRLSPRYERHPRNYLAFLGLAAALCCYKRYARLTT; translated from the exons ATGGGTCAGGGGACGTGGAGTTGGATTGTTCCGGACGGGTTGTGGGAGATTGCGAAGCCGTTGATCCCGCCGTCCAGAGTGCGGCCGCAGGGTGGCGGGACGCAGGACACGCCTGATGAGACGCTGTTCGCGGCGATCATCTATGTGCTGGTCAGTGGGTGTGCCTGGCGGGCGTTGCCGCCGTGCTTCGGGATATCCAAGTCGACGGCCCACCGCAGATTCCTGATCTGGTCACGAGCCGGTGTGTGGGGCCGGCTGCACGAGGAGATCCTGCACCGACTGGATGACGCTGGCTTGCTCGACCTCTCCCGCGCAGTCCTCGACTCCGCACATGTCAGGGCCAAAAAAG GGGGCGAACTCACAGGCCCGAGCCCCGTGGATCGAGGCAAGCCGGGCTCCAAGATGCACGTCCTGTCGGACGCAAACGGACTGCCCCTCCTCGTCGGCCTCTCAGCCGCGAACACCCACGACAGCCTCGCGCTGAGGCCCATGATCATGGGTCACCAAACGAGACACGACCCTCACCGCGGCCGGTACTTCAAACCCCAGCGTCTCCACGCCGACAAAGCCTACGATGTGCCCCACCTGCGTAAATGGTTATGGGGCAAGCACATCGGCGTGCGTATCGCCCGCAAGGGGATCGAGTCCAGCGAACGACTCGGCCGCCGCAGATGGGTCATCGAGCGAACCATGTCGTGGCTGTCGGGCTACCGACGACTCAGCCCACGCTACGAACGCCACCCACGCAACTACCTGGCCTTCCTCGGCCTCGCCGCAGCCCTGTGCTGCTACAAGCGATACGCCCGACTCACCACATAG
- a CDS encoding PAS domain-containing protein, producing MRGPDRRCGAMSSGVVLARIADDGRIVAWSARAADLLGRSREEAEGRTVAELTGGDNGAIGRGALLTALGAVSVQPVVSGTSLAWEIRDEQDDDTTARDQEILRRLFVHSPIDLNVLDGSLRIVRSQSGTREAPPRADEAPAGQDFPEALGLEDPEKERAVARRVLMTGEPALQRIVRAAPHNSSGRPVAYSLSYVRLEGVDGEVLGLVASALDVTEHKRALERLGLLEKVRTTVGERLEVVAVCQELVDAVVPEFTGIVVVEVIEDVIRGEEPPLAPVDHDVPLRRAAFKGLVSAHAVGDVRRLPEGTPFSRVLNDLRPRLVTVTKDSPWLSAELIVSELVANALRYGAPPYRLRLIFDGRLTCEVRDLGDSVPHLKHARTIDEGGRGLFIVASVADGWGIRYHAQGKTVWAQQSTALAG from the coding sequence GTGCGCGGACCGGACCGGAGGTGTGGTGCGATGTCGAGCGGTGTCGTGCTCGCGCGAATCGCCGACGACGGGCGGATCGTCGCGTGGTCCGCGCGGGCCGCGGATCTGCTCGGCCGGTCCAGAGAGGAGGCTGAGGGCCGCACTGTGGCCGAGTTGACGGGCGGGGACAACGGCGCCATCGGACGCGGGGCCTTGCTGACCGCTCTCGGCGCGGTGTCCGTGCAACCGGTGGTCTCCGGCACCTCACTCGCTTGGGAGATACGCGACGAGCAGGACGACGACACCACGGCCCGCGATCAGGAGATCCTGCGGAGGCTGTTCGTCCACTCGCCGATCGACCTGAACGTCCTGGACGGGTCCCTGCGCATTGTGCGGTCCCAGAGCGGCACACGTGAAGCACCGCCGAGGGCGGATGAGGCCCCGGCCGGGCAGGACTTTCCTGAAGCCCTGGGCCTGGAGGACCCCGAGAAGGAGCGCGCGGTGGCGCGCCGGGTCCTCATGACCGGGGAGCCGGCGCTGCAGCGCATCGTGCGGGCCGCGCCGCACAACAGCTCGGGCCGCCCCGTGGCCTACTCCCTGTCGTACGTACGCCTTGAAGGAGTGGACGGCGAGGTGCTGGGCCTCGTGGCCTCGGCGCTTGACGTGACCGAGCACAAGCGGGCACTGGAACGGCTGGGGCTTCTGGAGAAAGTCCGCACCACCGTAGGCGAGCGGCTCGAAGTGGTGGCCGTGTGCCAGGAGTTGGTGGACGCCGTCGTACCGGAGTTCACGGGCATCGTGGTGGTCGAAGTCATCGAGGACGTCATCCGGGGCGAGGAGCCGCCGCTGGCTCCGGTGGACCATGACGTGCCGCTGCGGCGCGCCGCCTTCAAGGGGCTGGTGTCGGCTCACGCGGTGGGAGACGTGCGCCGACTGCCGGAGGGCACCCCCTTCTCCCGCGTCTTGAACGACCTGCGGCCCAGGCTGGTCACTGTGACGAAGGACAGCCCGTGGTTGTCGGCGGAACTCATCGTCAGCGAGCTGGTCGCCAACGCGCTGCGCTACGGCGCCCCGCCATATCGGTTGCGCCTGATTTTCGACGGGCGTCTGACCTGCGAAGTCCGCGATTTGGGCGACAGCGTCCCACACCTGAAACACGCTCGCACCATCGACGAGGGTGGTCGCGGCCTTTTCATCGTGGCGAGCGTCGCCGACGGTTGGGGAATCCGGTATCACGCCCAGGGCAAGACGGTCTGGGCCCAGCAGAGCACAGCATTGGCGGGCTAG
- a CDS encoding VOC family protein: protein MEAPDSSGLAKFCAELLGWHIAHEELGTAIVAASPQGPFFVFHQADAYGAPVWPPAEGEQRPMMHFDFRVGDLDSAFAEAALFSYCYRQVACRAE, encoded by the coding sequence ATCGAGGCGCCGGACTCCAGCGGCCTGGCGAAGTTTTGCGCCGAACTCCTCGGTTGGCACATTGCGCACGAGGAGCTGGGCACGGCCATCGTCGCTGCCTCCCCACAGGGGCCGTTCTTCGTGTTCCATCAGGCGGATGCCTATGGGGCTCCGGTGTGGCCTCCGGCCGAGGGCGAACAGCGCCCGATGATGCACTTCGACTTCCGGGTCGGCGATCTGGATTCGGCGTTCGCCGAGGCGGCCCTGTTCTCGTATTGCTACCGTCAGGTGGCGTGTAGAGCTGAGTGA
- a CDS encoding 2'-5' RNA ligase family protein, whose translation MSVVMRPDAATARSIGEITREAMSVAGEGHWPTGTADSSHFTLRALEKHRLSVPDGDARVSRYIAALRTAARVIGPVRLTLSGLTLTPGCIMLCAEPSDDAIERLYDAYEDALGEEAWLEADFDRNIWYSTLVHFTRPLTKPQAVVDWVGERRELALGQVECRHAELVVYRFNGSRIVMETLDAVSLSHRA comes from the coding sequence ATGTCCGTCGTGATGCGACCTGACGCCGCGACCGCCCGCAGCATCGGGGAGATCACCCGCGAGGCGATGAGTGTTGCTGGGGAAGGACACTGGCCGACGGGCACGGCTGACTCCTCGCACTTCACCCTTCGCGCGCTGGAGAAGCACCGTCTATCGGTCCCGGACGGCGACGCACGGGTATCCCGATACATAGCGGCGCTACGGACGGCGGCGAGAGTCATCGGCCCTGTTCGGCTGACCCTGTCGGGTCTGACCCTGACACCAGGCTGCATCATGCTGTGCGCCGAGCCGTCGGATGACGCCATCGAGCGCCTGTATGACGCTTACGAAGACGCATTGGGCGAAGAGGCCTGGCTGGAGGCCGACTTCGACCGCAATATCTGGTACTCGACGCTGGTGCATTTCACGCGTCCGTTGACCAAGCCGCAAGCCGTCGTGGATTGGGTGGGTGAGCGCCGGGAGCTCGCCCTTGGCCAGGTCGAATGCCGTCATGCCGAGCTCGTCGTCTATAGATTCAACGGAAGCCGCATCGTCATGGAGACGTTGGACGCTGTGTCGCTCAGTCATCGAGCGTGA
- a CDS encoding GNAT family N-acetyltransferase has translation MTPPPVSQATLRPYRPEDRDALFDICVRTGHEGGDSRHLYPDLALLPNIFAAPYVVLEPDLAFVVEDGGRAVGYIVGTADTASFVTRYRSEWLPGLTDRYPAPVQPPSTPAEVMTDLMHRPERMVLPELEAYPAHLHIDLLPSHQRNGYGRQLMDAFLAALHAKSVAAVHLSMVTSNTPARAFYNRVGFHEIDVPDPGPVTYLGRTTTSP, from the coding sequence ATGACTCCCCCGCCGGTTTCCCAGGCCACCCTGCGCCCTTACCGCCCCGAGGACCGCGACGCCCTCTTCGACATCTGTGTACGGACCGGGCACGAGGGCGGCGACTCCCGCCATCTCTACCCGGACCTGGCGCTCCTGCCGAACATCTTTGCCGCACCCTACGTGGTCCTCGAACCGGACCTGGCCTTCGTCGTGGAGGACGGCGGACGGGCCGTCGGCTACATCGTCGGTACAGCCGACACTGCATCCTTCGTCACCCGCTACCGTTCCGAGTGGCTCCCCGGCCTGACGGACCGCTACCCCGCCCCTGTACAGCCCCCGTCCACCCCGGCCGAGGTGATGACCGACTTGATGCACCGCCCGGAACGGATGGTGCTCCCGGAACTGGAGGCCTACCCGGCCCATCTCCACATCGACCTGCTGCCCTCCCACCAGCGGAACGGCTACGGGCGGCAACTCATGGATGCCTTCCTCGCCGCCCTGCACGCCAAGAGTGTCGCGGCGGTCCACCTCTCCATGGTCACCAGCAACACCCCGGCCCGCGCCTTCTACAACCGCGTCGGCTTCCACGAGATCGACGTCCCGGACCCCGGGCCTGTCACCTACCTCGGCCGGACCACCACCAGCCCCTGA
- a CDS encoding carboxymuconolactone decarboxylase family protein, whose product MALRIPKAELPAELRENLIKQLGSVPEPNEVLWNNPKLAEANQEFSAKVGTWDAADASLKTFAHMAVAAQVGCSWCLDINYFAALNQKLDLAKASQVPRWRESQVFTPLEREVMEYAEAMTNTPTTVTDELSASLLGQLGPAALVELTVFIGFANLAARCNTAHGITSQGFSDACEIPLAARPQTSDVASTA is encoded by the coding sequence ATGGCGCTACGGATCCCGAAGGCCGAGCTCCCCGCCGAGCTCCGCGAAAACCTGATCAAGCAGCTCGGCTCCGTGCCCGAGCCCAACGAGGTGCTGTGGAACAACCCCAAGCTCGCCGAGGCCAACCAGGAGTTCTCGGCCAAAGTGGGCACCTGGGACGCGGCCGACGCGAGCCTCAAGACGTTCGCGCACATGGCTGTCGCGGCACAGGTCGGCTGTAGCTGGTGCCTCGACATCAACTACTTCGCGGCACTGAACCAGAAGCTGGACCTGGCCAAGGCGAGCCAGGTGCCGCGCTGGCGGGAGTCGCAGGTGTTCACGCCATTGGAGCGGGAGGTGATGGAGTACGCCGAGGCCATGACGAACACGCCGACGACCGTCACCGATGAGCTGTCGGCGAGTCTGCTCGGCCAGCTCGGCCCGGCGGCACTGGTCGAGCTCACCGTGTTCATCGGCTTCGCCAACCTGGCGGCCAGGTGCAACACGGCGCATGGGATCACCTCTCAGGGCTTCTCCGATGCCTGCGAGATCCCGCTGGCTGCGCGTCCTCAGACGTCCGACGTAGCGTCGACGGCATGA
- a CDS encoding RNA polymerase sigma-70 factor, which yields MTEDPFVAHRSLLFTVAYEMLGSAADAEDVLQESWLRWAEVDRSRVIDARAYLVRTVTRQALNRLRTLARSREDYVGEWLPEPLLTSPDVAEDVELAESVSIAMLTVLETLGPTERAVFVLREVFELPYGEIAKAIGKSAAAVRQIARRAREHVAARRPRVQVSRSEQQAVVDRFLLALRTGQLQELVDVMAPDVVLIADGGGLAAAALAPIHGVESVAKVLARTDRAEMVAFATTAVWLNGAPAGRIEIDGELATAVSLVVENGQVTRVYLVRNPRKLTRLDEPAELAR from the coding sequence ATGACCGAGGACCCGTTCGTCGCCCATCGCAGCCTGCTGTTCACGGTCGCTTACGAGATGCTCGGCTCCGCGGCCGACGCGGAGGACGTGCTTCAGGAGTCCTGGCTACGGTGGGCCGAGGTCGACCGGTCGCGGGTGATCGACGCGCGGGCGTACCTCGTCAGGACCGTTACGCGGCAGGCGCTCAACCGGCTGCGGACGTTGGCGCGCAGCCGCGAGGACTATGTCGGCGAGTGGCTGCCGGAACCGTTGCTGACCAGCCCTGATGTCGCCGAGGACGTAGAGCTCGCGGAGAGCGTCTCGATCGCGATGCTGACCGTCCTTGAAACACTCGGGCCGACGGAGCGGGCAGTGTTCGTGCTCCGCGAGGTCTTCGAGCTGCCGTACGGCGAGATCGCCAAGGCCATCGGGAAGTCCGCGGCCGCGGTGCGGCAGATCGCGCGGCGAGCACGCGAGCATGTGGCGGCCCGGCGGCCGCGGGTGCAGGTGAGCCGGTCGGAGCAGCAGGCCGTGGTGGACCGGTTCCTGCTCGCGTTGCGCACCGGGCAGTTGCAGGAGCTGGTGGACGTCATGGCGCCGGACGTGGTCTTGATCGCCGATGGTGGCGGGCTTGCGGCCGCCGCTCTGGCTCCGATCCACGGAGTCGAGTCCGTCGCGAAGGTGCTCGCGCGCACGGACCGGGCGGAAATGGTCGCGTTCGCGACGACGGCCGTGTGGCTCAACGGCGCACCTGCGGGCCGGATCGAGATCGACGGCGAGCTGGCCACGGCGGTGAGCCTCGTGGTGGAGAACGGGCAGGTCACCCGGGTCTACTTGGTGAGAAACCCGCGGAAGCTGACGAGACTCGACGAACCGGCTGAACTCGCCAGGTAA
- a CDS encoding SpoIIE family protein phosphatase: MFILQWVIVVLLVLAAMAVLVWQTHSAQISSARQRTMAAAVSLADSPSTAVALRSASPSAALQPVAQQIGRAAGVDFVAVLNTRGFRYTDPRPDLIGKRATGDFSRALAGISYTELFHGAPTDAVRAVVPVKDRSQRVVGIVTTGVELSTLRTTLYRALPWMVAGAVGALLLATAAAAWVSRRLSAQTHGLGPSEVTRMYEHHDAVLHAVREGVIVVDSEQRLTLANDEARRLLKLPGDAEGRRIADLNLPPRTEEMLRSGRSSSDEIHDGGDRLLAVNHRPTGRGGGPAGSVTTLRDTTELRDLTGRAEAAARRLQLVYDAGMRIGTSLDAERTATELAEVAVPRFADVATVDLLDAALTGQEPPPGASPAMRRVTIKGVPESQALQPMGAQVTVEPATSQAPGLAGPRAVLVSDLATTAGRQAIAPEHADRLLRAGFHSVIQVPLHARGTVLGLVNFWRRGPQRFERDDLSTAEELAARAAVSIDNARRYAREHTLAVSLQRSLLPGELPQQDAVDAAFRYLPAQAGVGGDWFDVIPLPGARVALVVGDVVGHGFHAAATMGRLRTAIHNFSALELDPDEILACLDQLVSRLDQEPAPDNGAAAVTGATLLYTVYDSTTGHCEMARAGHVPPVLVRPDGGVEMLDVPANLPLGLGSAPYETHTMTLEPGSRLVLYTDGLVENRELDINDGLDRLQHALGHTGRSSDQTCTDVLEALLPEQPLDDIALLVATTRTLDPDRIAQWDVPADPAAVAPVRAECVRRLHQWGLEEIAFTVELILSELITNAVRYGTPPITVRLLHDEIFTCEVSDASSTAPHVRRAGAFEEGGRGLFMVAQLAQRWGTRYTPQGKTIWTELTINHTT; this comes from the coding sequence GTGTTCATCCTGCAGTGGGTGATCGTCGTGCTCTTGGTGCTTGCCGCGATGGCGGTACTGGTGTGGCAGACGCACAGCGCGCAGATCAGCAGTGCACGTCAGCGCACCATGGCCGCCGCTGTGTCTCTGGCCGACTCGCCCAGCACGGCGGTGGCGCTGCGATCGGCCTCACCGAGCGCGGCACTTCAGCCTGTGGCCCAGCAGATCGGCCGAGCGGCAGGGGTCGACTTCGTTGCGGTGCTGAACACACGTGGCTTCCGCTACACCGATCCTCGCCCTGATCTCATCGGCAAGCGGGCCACCGGAGACTTCAGCCGCGCTCTGGCCGGGATCTCGTATACCGAGCTCTTCCACGGCGCGCCCACCGACGCCGTGCGAGCCGTCGTGCCCGTGAAAGACCGATCGCAGCGCGTGGTCGGGATCGTCACCACCGGCGTCGAGCTCTCCACCTTGCGGACCACGCTGTACCGGGCGCTGCCCTGGATGGTGGCGGGGGCGGTCGGAGCACTACTGCTGGCGACAGCAGCAGCGGCATGGGTGAGCCGACGGCTGAGCGCCCAGACCCACGGACTGGGGCCGAGCGAGGTAACGCGCATGTACGAGCATCACGACGCCGTGTTGCACGCAGTGCGTGAGGGAGTGATCGTGGTCGACAGCGAGCAGCGGCTGACACTCGCCAACGACGAGGCACGTCGGCTACTGAAACTGCCGGGCGATGCGGAAGGACGTCGTATCGCCGATCTGAACCTTCCGCCCCGCACCGAAGAGATGCTGCGGTCCGGCCGCTCCAGCAGCGACGAGATCCATGACGGCGGGGACCGGCTGCTCGCGGTCAACCATCGGCCCACCGGACGAGGCGGCGGGCCCGCCGGCAGCGTGACTACCTTGCGGGACACCACCGAGCTCAGGGACCTGACCGGCCGAGCGGAGGCAGCCGCCCGTCGGCTGCAGCTGGTATACGACGCTGGGATGCGGATCGGCACTTCGCTGGACGCCGAACGCACCGCCACGGAACTGGCCGAGGTCGCGGTACCCCGGTTCGCCGACGTAGCCACCGTGGACCTGCTCGATGCCGCCCTCACAGGGCAAGAACCGCCCCCAGGGGCTTCGCCGGCAATGCGCCGTGTGACGATCAAGGGTGTCCCGGAGAGCCAGGCCCTACAACCCATGGGGGCCCAGGTGACCGTGGAACCGGCCACTTCTCAGGCGCCAGGACTCGCCGGTCCCCGTGCCGTTCTCGTCTCGGACCTGGCCACTACGGCCGGCCGGCAAGCGATTGCTCCGGAACACGCCGATCGGCTTTTGCGGGCCGGCTTCCACTCGGTGATCCAAGTGCCCCTCCACGCGCGCGGAACCGTCCTGGGACTGGTCAACTTCTGGCGGCGCGGTCCACAGCGTTTCGAGCGGGATGATCTCAGCACGGCCGAAGAACTAGCCGCTCGTGCAGCAGTGAGTATCGACAACGCCCGGCGCTATGCCCGCGAGCACACCTTGGCCGTGTCGCTGCAACGCAGCCTGCTGCCCGGAGAGCTTCCCCAGCAGGACGCGGTCGACGCCGCCTTTCGATACCTACCAGCCCAGGCCGGGGTGGGGGGTGACTGGTTCGATGTCATCCCACTGCCGGGAGCGCGGGTCGCCCTCGTCGTCGGCGACGTGGTCGGCCACGGATTCCATGCCGCTGCCACCATGGGCCGCTTGCGGACGGCGATTCATAACTTCAGCGCGCTGGAGCTCGATCCGGATGAAATCCTTGCGTGCCTGGACCAGCTCGTCAGCCGACTGGACCAGGAACCGGCACCGGACAACGGAGCGGCAGCAGTCACAGGAGCCACCCTGCTGTACACCGTCTACGACTCCACGACGGGGCACTGCGAAATGGCCCGCGCCGGTCACGTTCCCCCCGTGCTGGTCCGTCCGGACGGCGGCGTGGAAATGCTCGACGTGCCGGCAAACCTGCCTCTGGGACTGGGCAGCGCACCCTATGAGACCCACACCATGACCCTGGAGCCGGGCAGCCGACTCGTGCTCTACACCGACGGACTGGTGGAGAACCGCGAACTAGACATCAACGACGGCCTGGACCGGCTGCAGCACGCACTCGGACACACAGGCCGCAGCAGTGACCAGACCTGCACCGATGTTCTCGAAGCGCTCCTGCCCGAACAGCCCCTGGACGACATCGCGCTGTTGGTGGCGACCACCCGCACCCTCGACCCAGACAGAATCGCCCAATGGGACGTGCCCGCCGACCCGGCCGCCGTTGCGCCTGTCCGCGCGGAATGTGTACGTCGCCTGCACCAGTGGGGCCTCGAGGAAATCGCCTTCACCGTCGAGCTGATCCTCAGCGAACTGATCACCAACGCCGTGCGCTACGGCACCCCGCCCATCACTGTCCGACTCCTGCACGACGAGATCTTTACCTGCGAGGTGTCCGACGCCAGCAGCACCGCCCCCCATGTGCGTCGGGCGGGCGCCTTCGAGGAAGGTGGCCGCGGCCTCTTCATGGTCGCCCAACTCGCCCAGCGCTGGGGCACCCGATACACACCACAGGGCAAGACCATCTGGACGGAACTGACCATCAACCACACGACCTGA
- the hchA gene encoding glyoxalase III HchA has translation MTSVADDLSREPTPDPAEDNAYFPSPYSLSQYTAPKTNFDGVKHKGAYKGKLKVLMVAAAERYILLENGKMFSTGNHPVEMLLPAHHLMEAGFDIDVATVGGYPAKLELWAMPNEDEAVKATYEVLRPKLKAPKNLADVVDNDLDGDSDYLAVFIPGGHGAVVGLPTSEAVTETLDWALSNDKFVITLCHGITLCHGPAALLAASLGKKESPFKEYSVCVFPDSLDEGPNLDIGYLPGRLQWLVAGLLREQGLNVINDDMTGKTHRDRKLLTGDSPLASNSLGLLAADALVQEVQSKG, from the coding sequence ATGACGTCTGTCGCAGACGATTTGAGCAGGGAGCCCACACCGGATCCGGCCGAGGACAATGCGTATTTCCCGTCGCCGTATTCGCTGAGTCAGTACACCGCTCCGAAGACCAACTTCGATGGGGTGAAGCACAAGGGCGCCTACAAGGGAAAGTTGAAGGTGCTCATGGTCGCGGCGGCAGAACGCTACATTCTGTTGGAGAACGGCAAGATGTTCTCCACCGGAAACCATCCGGTGGAGATGCTTCTGCCGGCGCACCACTTGATGGAGGCGGGCTTCGACATCGACGTCGCCACGGTGGGGGGCTACCCGGCAAAGCTCGAACTGTGGGCGATGCCGAACGAGGACGAAGCCGTCAAGGCGACGTACGAGGTCCTCAGGCCGAAGCTCAAGGCGCCCAAGAACCTTGCCGACGTCGTCGACAATGATCTCGACGGGGACTCGGACTACCTTGCCGTCTTCATCCCGGGCGGACACGGTGCCGTGGTCGGTCTGCCGACCAGTGAGGCGGTGACCGAGACCCTTGACTGGGCGCTGTCGAACGACAAGTTCGTCATCACCTTGTGCCACGGAATCACCTTGTGCCACGGACCGGCCGCATTGCTCGCCGCCTCGCTGGGCAAGAAGGAGTCACCCTTCAAGGAGTACTCGGTCTGCGTCTTCCCCGACTCGCTCGACGAGGGACCGAACCTCGACATCGGCTACCTCCCCGGCCGCCTGCAGTGGCTCGTTGCCGGTCTGCTGAGAGAGCAAGGACTGAATGTCATCAACGACGACATGACCGGCAAGACCCACCGGGACCGCAAGCTCCTCACGGGTGACAGCCCGCTCGCCTCCAACAGCCTCGGACTCCTCGCGGCCGACGCCTTGGTCCAAGAGGTGCAGAGCAAGGGCTGA